From a region of the Thermomicrobium roseum DSM 5159 genome:
- the recO gene encoding DNA repair protein RecO, giving the protein MAETTNHRIRLYRTEAIVLRRRDLGEADRILTLFTPKAGKLRVIAKGIRRPQSRLAGHLDLFVRTQVLLARGRELDIVTQAQLVEPFTGLRREPWRAGWAGYLADLTDRATVDEDPQPALYDLLLECLRLLAELPDPFAVVRRFEMRLLVLLGYQPELVVCPHCGKQLTPGRLAFAPDHGGILCGECVGHSAGEVPLSVGAVKALRLLLADHWQELARRPLSLALRGQITSALQAALQAHIGDIAASAAVATLLQEEGHDDGHPPSLAGTSS; this is encoded by the coding sequence ATGGCCGAAACGACGAACCACCGCATCCGGCTGTACCGCACCGAGGCGATCGTCCTGCGCCGCCGCGACCTCGGCGAGGCCGACAGGATCCTGACGCTCTTCACTCCGAAAGCAGGAAAACTCCGGGTCATCGCAAAAGGAATACGCCGGCCGCAGAGTCGCCTGGCCGGCCATCTCGACCTCTTCGTTCGGACCCAAGTCCTGCTCGCCCGCGGGCGCGAACTCGATATCGTGACACAAGCGCAGCTGGTGGAGCCGTTCACTGGACTGCGCCGGGAACCCTGGCGAGCAGGCTGGGCCGGTTACCTCGCCGACCTGACCGATCGAGCGACCGTCGACGAGGATCCGCAACCGGCGCTTTACGACCTCCTGCTCGAGTGCCTCCGACTGCTCGCCGAGTTGCCCGATCCTTTCGCGGTCGTAAGACGGTTCGAGATGCGCTTGCTGGTTCTCCTCGGTTATCAGCCGGAACTCGTCGTCTGCCCACACTGCGGGAAACAACTGACGCCGGGGCGGCTCGCCTTCGCACCGGATCACGGTGGCATCCTTTGCGGCGAGTGCGTGGGACACAGCGCTGGAGAAGTCCCGCTCAGCGTCGGGGCCGTCAAGGCTTTGCGCCTCTTGCTGGCCGATCACTGGCAGGAACTCGCCCGCCGACCGCTCAGCCTCGCCTTGCGCGGCCAGATCACGAGTGCCCTCCAGGCAGCGCTCCAGGCGCACATCGGCGACATCGCTGCCTCCGCCGCCGTGGCGACACTCTTGCAGGAAGAGGGGCACGAT
- a CDS encoding bifunctional 4-hydroxy-2-oxoglutarate aldolase/2-dehydro-3-deoxy-phosphogluconate aldolase: MNWIETYRLIAVIRLDDLSCAVELAEALLEGGVRVLEFTYTNREAGRAIEQVRHRFDGSCLVGAGTVLDAETARQAMLAGAQFIVTPTLRRETIEICRRYSIPSVIGAFTPTEILSAWEWGADYIKVNPASLAGPSYFKDVLAPLPQVKLIPSGGVTLETAPAFLAAGAVAVAVGSHLIDRTLVARRDWAGLRERAHQWAELVAHPDIGVPAS, encoded by the coding sequence GTGAACTGGATCGAAACGTACCGGCTGATCGCCGTGATCCGGCTCGATGACTTGAGCTGTGCCGTCGAACTCGCCGAAGCCTTACTCGAGGGCGGAGTGCGCGTGCTCGAGTTCACCTACACGAATCGTGAAGCTGGTCGTGCCATCGAACAGGTGCGGCATCGTTTCGATGGATCCTGCCTGGTCGGAGCAGGGACGGTCCTGGATGCAGAAACCGCGCGTCAGGCGATGTTGGCTGGGGCTCAATTCATCGTTACCCCGACACTCCGGCGAGAAACGATCGAGATCTGCCGACGCTATTCCATCCCCAGCGTGATCGGTGCTTTCACCCCGACCGAAATCCTCAGCGCGTGGGAATGGGGCGCTGATTACATCAAAGTCAACCCGGCCAGTCTCGCGGGACCGAGCTATTTCAAGGACGTGCTCGCTCCCCTGCCGCAGGTGAAACTGATCCCCTCGGGTGGCGTGACACTCGAGACCGCACCGGCTTTCCTGGCGGCCGGCGCCGTCGCCGTGGCGGTCGGCAGTCACCTTATCGATCGCACGCTGGTTGCGCGCCGCGACTGGGCTGGATTGCGGGAACGCGCTCACCAATGGGCGGAACTGGTCGCTCACCCGGATATCGGCGTTCCGGCATCGTGA
- a CDS encoding NAD(+)/NADH kinase gives MARRFGVVAAHGKPEAVELADRIQRWLAAHQCQIANEEALPVVWPELDAIIAIGGDGLIMRVAHHYPDVPILGINVGRVGFLALAEREGWERALHDLVHDRYHVQEGPTLAVQLERGRSVLVDAWAINDVVVRAGYQLIEVELYIDGQFVNTYPGDGMIVATPQGSTAYCMAAGGPVLTAGVHGFAVTPICPHSPIRIALVVPEQATIEQVYVSDREARLIIDGEPVASLERGDLVRVRRGKQAFRLVVLPGTNFYEAFRSKFNFQIRPEAQPSRRTRNADTPSGAR, from the coding sequence ATGGCACGACGGTTCGGCGTCGTCGCGGCGCACGGCAAGCCTGAGGCAGTCGAGTTGGCTGACCGGATCCAGCGCTGGCTCGCCGCGCACCAGTGCCAGATCGCTAACGAAGAAGCTCTCCCGGTCGTCTGGCCAGAACTCGACGCGATCATCGCCATCGGCGGTGACGGGCTCATCATGCGCGTGGCGCACCATTATCCTGATGTTCCGATTCTCGGGATCAATGTCGGCCGGGTCGGCTTTCTGGCCTTGGCGGAACGCGAGGGATGGGAACGGGCGTTGCACGACCTGGTGCACGATCGGTACCACGTCCAAGAGGGTCCAACGCTGGCTGTCCAGCTGGAACGCGGGCGAAGCGTGCTCGTCGATGCTTGGGCGATCAACGATGTCGTGGTTCGTGCCGGGTACCAGCTCATCGAAGTCGAGCTCTACATCGATGGTCAGTTCGTCAACACCTATCCGGGTGATGGCATGATCGTCGCGACCCCACAGGGAAGTACGGCTTACTGTATGGCTGCGGGTGGGCCGGTGTTGACTGCCGGGGTGCATGGGTTCGCCGTGACGCCGATCTGTCCGCACTCGCCGATCCGCATTGCGCTGGTCGTCCCGGAGCAGGCGACGATCGAGCAGGTGTACGTGAGCGACCGGGAAGCGCGCCTGATCATCGACGGAGAGCCGGTCGCGTCTTTGGAGCGGGGTGATCTCGTTCGGGTGCGACGGGGCAAGCAAGCGTTCCGTCTCGTGGTTCTGCCGGGTACGAACTTTTACGAGGCATTCCGCAGCAAGTTCAATTTCCAAATCCGACCGGAGGCACAGCCCAGCCGGCGAACCCGAAATGCCGACACGCCATCAGGCGCGCGGTAA
- a CDS encoding double zinc ribbon domain-containing protein → MEQLIAQAAHLLIALGGAYYLALWFALIVWTFQDIQTRTRSVIAQIFATLLVVLFSVPGALLYLLMRPRETLEEQYERALEEEYLIQDLETAGRCPHCQRPVQDDFQFCPYCRAPLKQLCIACGRLLSLDWPHCPYCGTQQPTEEGDVTVQERRSPLEAVQRALGRTPGGRRPEKTLPENEATTLPPGWSRSMRENEPDTSKLPRA, encoded by the coding sequence GTGGAACAGCTCATCGCTCAAGCAGCGCATCTTCTCATCGCCCTGGGCGGTGCGTACTATCTGGCACTCTGGTTCGCGCTCATCGTGTGGACGTTCCAGGACATCCAAACGCGGACCCGGAGCGTCATCGCCCAAATCTTCGCGACGCTGCTCGTCGTGCTCTTTTCCGTCCCGGGCGCACTGCTTTATCTCCTGATGCGCCCGCGCGAAACATTGGAAGAGCAGTACGAGCGGGCGCTGGAGGAGGAATATCTGATCCAGGACCTGGAAACAGCCGGGCGCTGCCCGCATTGTCAGCGACCGGTGCAGGACGACTTCCAATTTTGCCCCTACTGTCGAGCACCGTTGAAACAACTCTGTATCGCCTGTGGCCGTCTCCTCAGCCTGGATTGGCCGCACTGCCCGTACTGTGGCACCCAGCAGCCGACCGAGGAAGGCGACGTGACCGTACAGGAGCGTCGCTCGCCGCTCGAGGCTGTGCAGCGTGCTCTCGGACGCACTCCGGGCGGACGACGACCGGAGAAGACCCTACCGGAAAACGAGGCGACCACGCTCCCACCTGGCTGGTCGCGGAGCATGCGGGAAAACGAGCCGGATACCAGCAAGTTACCGCGCGCCTGA
- a CDS encoding cyclic-di-AMP receptor, with translation MTAPSKLVIAVVQARDADRLLDALQHEGFRATRISSTGGFLREQNVTLLMGVEAHRIGEVLRLIKAHCYTRTQYVNPLFPIVESGEFFVPQPIEVEVGGANVFVVPIERFERLP, from the coding sequence ATGACGGCCCCCTCGAAGCTCGTGATCGCCGTCGTCCAGGCACGCGATGCCGACAGGCTGCTCGATGCGCTCCAGCACGAGGGATTCCGCGCGACCCGGATTAGCAGTACGGGAGGGTTCCTGCGCGAGCAGAACGTCACGCTGCTGATGGGCGTCGAAGCCCACCGGATCGGGGAGGTCTTGCGCCTGATCAAGGCCCATTGCTACACGCGCACCCAGTACGTCAACCCCTTGTTCCCGATCGTGGAATCGGGCGAGTTCTTCGTTCCGCAGCCGATCGAGGTCGAGGTCGGCGGCGCCAACGTCTTCGTCGTTCCGATCGAGCGTTTCGAGCGCCTGCCCTGA
- the tmk gene encoding dTMP kinase, producing the protein MSWFITFEGPEGAGKTTQCALLAARLREAGYSLLVTREPGGTPLGETIREWLLAGEALRPETEALLFTAARAEHVWDRIRPALERGTIVLCDRYVDSTLAYQGAGRGLDEGWLRELHRIATGDLWPDLTILLDVPVEVGLARRRAAAATITRLDQEELAFHRRVRAWYHAAAQRDPQRWRVVDATLPPEVVADAVWATVTEVMKRGRRSP; encoded by the coding sequence GTGAGTTGGTTCATCACCTTCGAGGGACCGGAAGGAGCAGGCAAGACGACACAATGCGCTCTTTTGGCTGCCCGGCTCCGCGAAGCTGGTTATTCCCTTCTCGTCACGCGAGAACCGGGTGGTACACCGCTCGGCGAAACCATCCGCGAGTGGCTTCTGGCTGGCGAGGCACTTCGCCCGGAAACGGAAGCCCTGCTCTTCACCGCTGCCCGGGCTGAGCACGTGTGGGATCGGATCCGGCCCGCCCTGGAACGCGGCACCATCGTCCTGTGTGACCGTTATGTCGATTCCACGTTGGCCTATCAGGGAGCTGGGCGCGGTCTGGACGAAGGATGGCTCCGCGAGTTGCATCGGATCGCAACGGGCGACTTGTGGCCCGATCTGACGATCCTGCTGGATGTTCCAGTGGAAGTCGGCCTGGCTCGCCGCCGGGCTGCCGCCGCGACGATCACGCGGCTCGATCAGGAAGAACTCGCCTTCCACCGACGGGTCCGCGCTTGGTACCATGCCGCTGCACAGCGCGACCCCCAGCGCTGGCGTGTCGTCGATGCGACATTGCCGCCTGAGGTTGTCGCCGACGCCGTCTGGGCAACCGTGACGGAAGTCATGAAACGGGGAAGACGTTCACCATGA
- a CDS encoding R3H domain-containing nucleic acid-binding protein, which produces MPEQTITDNLEDLLAVLPPDIVEALREYNSPEDRAKLLEIVLDLGRRPEARFEDREVYLADREITREDIAYVASRIGRFGDDNRAGIERTLHRISAIRSRSGEIVGLTCRIGRAVYGTVAIIRDLIESGESILLLGRPGVGKTTMLRETARVLADDLRKRVIVVDTSNEIAGDGDIPHPAIGRARRMQVPTPSLQHAVMIEAVENHMPEVIVIDEIGTELEAAAARTIAERGVQLIGTAHGNTLENIMMNPTLSDLIGGIQSVTLSDEEARRRGTQKSILERKAPPTFGVLVEIQSRNRVAVHRDVAAAVDAILRGQPLRVEIRERNPDGTVSIWYEELHGQDQRAERSMLPSGPRRTYQRIPGTPAPTRPATPSGTIVAVAPPSEPIRRTMRLFPFGVSRNRLEDVIRQLMLPVELVRSPREADAVVTLKNYFRKRPQVLREAEQRGIPVYVLRSNTAQQMANLFRSLFPERFAGEQEPESAADDGDENAAHDRILAAMEEAEAAAHQVLQGTRSRIELRPQEAWIRRLQHQLAERYNLASRSRGREPFRRVEIYREDESW; this is translated from the coding sequence ATGCCGGAACAGACGATCACCGATAATCTCGAGGATCTGCTGGCAGTCTTGCCACCCGATATCGTCGAGGCACTCCGGGAGTACAACAGCCCAGAGGACCGGGCCAAGCTGCTCGAAATCGTTCTCGACCTGGGGCGGCGCCCCGAGGCACGGTTCGAGGACCGCGAGGTGTATCTGGCGGATCGCGAGATCACGCGCGAGGACATCGCCTACGTCGCGTCGCGGATCGGTCGCTTCGGGGATGATAACCGAGCAGGTATCGAGCGCACGCTGCACCGCATTTCCGCGATTCGCTCGCGATCCGGTGAGATCGTCGGCCTGACGTGCCGCATCGGTCGAGCAGTTTATGGAACGGTCGCCATCATCCGTGACTTGATCGAGTCGGGCGAAAGCATCTTGCTCTTGGGTCGGCCCGGTGTCGGCAAGACGACCATGTTGCGCGAAACAGCGCGGGTGCTGGCTGACGACCTGCGCAAGCGGGTGATCGTCGTGGATACGAGCAACGAGATCGCGGGTGACGGCGATATCCCTCACCCAGCGATCGGTCGCGCTCGCCGGATGCAGGTACCGACGCCCAGCCTTCAGCACGCGGTGATGATCGAAGCGGTCGAGAACCACATGCCGGAGGTCATCGTCATCGACGAGATCGGTACCGAACTCGAGGCTGCCGCCGCACGCACGATCGCCGAGCGTGGCGTGCAGCTCATCGGAACCGCACACGGGAACACGCTGGAAAACATCATGATGAATCCGACCCTCTCGGATCTCATCGGCGGAATCCAGTCGGTCACGTTGAGCGACGAGGAAGCTCGCCGGCGGGGCACCCAGAAGTCGATCCTGGAACGCAAGGCACCACCGACCTTCGGCGTTTTGGTCGAGATTCAGTCGCGTAACCGCGTCGCCGTGCACCGCGACGTCGCGGCCGCGGTCGATGCCATCCTGCGCGGCCAGCCGCTCCGCGTCGAGATCCGCGAGAGAAACCCGGACGGAACGGTCTCCATCTGGTACGAGGAGCTGCACGGACAAGATCAACGTGCCGAGCGTTCCATGCTCCCCTCCGGACCGCGACGAACCTACCAGCGGATTCCCGGTACGCCGGCCCCGACTCGACCAGCGACTCCTTCCGGGACGATCGTAGCCGTCGCTCCACCGAGCGAGCCGATCAGGCGGACTATGCGACTCTTTCCCTTCGGCGTGAGTCGGAACCGGCTGGAGGACGTGATTCGCCAATTGATGCTTCCGGTCGAGCTCGTCCGCTCGCCCCGTGAGGCAGATGCTGTCGTGACGCTGAAGAACTACTTCCGCAAGCGACCGCAGGTACTCCGCGAGGCCGAACAACGTGGCATCCCGGTATACGTCCTGCGGAGCAACACGGCGCAGCAGATGGCCAACCTGTTCCGCTCGCTGTTCCCCGAGCGATTCGCGGGCGAGCAGGAACCGGAATCAGCTGCTGACGACGGCGACGAGAACGCAGCGCACGATCGCATCCTGGCTGCGATGGAGGAAGCAGAAGCTGCCGCGCACCAGGTGCTCCAGGGGACGCGCAGCCGGATCGAGTTGCGTCCGCAGGAAGCCTGGATTCGACGCCTCCAGCATCAGCTCGCCGAGCGGTACAACCTGGCATCCCGCAGCCGCGGGCGAGAGCCCTTCCGCCGGGTCGAAATCTACCGCGAGGACGAGAGCTGGTGA
- the recR gene encoding recombination mediator RecR, whose product MTVRARGPAEPIARLIEEFAKLPGIGPKTASRLAYHLLRCSREDALALAQAIIEVKERVQLCSRCFNLTDVDPCPICADPSRDQRTICVVEDPLDVLALERTGAYHGVYHVLHGVISPVDGIGPERLRIRELVHRVQQEQPNEVILALNPNIEGDATAMYIARQLIPLGVTVTRPASGLPVGGDLEYADEITLGRALAGRRAL is encoded by the coding sequence GTGACAGTGCGCGCACGTGGGCCAGCCGAGCCGATCGCTCGGTTGATCGAGGAATTCGCGAAGCTTCCTGGAATCGGTCCTAAGACCGCATCACGGCTGGCGTACCATCTGTTGCGGTGTTCGCGGGAAGACGCGCTCGCCCTGGCTCAGGCGATCATCGAGGTGAAAGAGCGAGTGCAGCTCTGCTCGCGGTGCTTCAATTTGACCGATGTCGATCCCTGCCCGATCTGCGCTGATCCGTCGCGCGATCAGCGGACGATCTGCGTCGTCGAGGACCCGCTCGATGTCCTCGCCCTGGAGCGAACTGGTGCCTACCACGGCGTTTACCATGTTCTGCACGGGGTCATTTCACCCGTCGACGGCATCGGGCCCGAACGCTTGCGGATCCGCGAGCTCGTGCATCGGGTCCAGCAAGAGCAGCCGAACGAGGTCATCTTGGCCTTGAACCCGAACATCGAGGGCGATGCGACCGCCATGTACATTGCACGCCAGCTCATTCCGCTCGGCGTCACGGTGACCCGGCCAGCCAGCGGCTTACCGGTGGGTGGCGACCTGGAGTACGCCGACGAGATCACGTTGGGTCGCGCGCTCGCTGGACGACGCGCGCTCTGA
- a CDS encoding FtsK/SpoIIIE family DNA translocase, producing MARKRAKERRTRGETAPLAAGSQRRRLRAIVTRLAQVAALVPRRLPRDLAGLFLATVGVLLTLALFGHERETGLAGWFAQTCRQLFGRGAIVVPLACWWGALELVASRSRAGTVRRAVGLALYGSAAVALLDARPADQVEEAGGYIGAGVAALLRLIGGDLGLGLLALALGLAGSTLVAGIELGTLARTILTAARRTGQIVRRRSSARAVDLPASPAPAESGRSDETVQRETTRPVIATRHTPASRSRGRRTPVSPQQRVQERPSGEPEPVAANAATPAAAGDQVLPEISRLQRYEASLPDAEELERKAAIIQETLANFRVDARVREIYPGPAVTLFTLEPGPGVKVRRITELQNDLALALAAPAIRIEAPVPGMARVGIEVPNSAISTVGLREVLESATFQRSRARLPLALGRDVHGEYVVADLTRMPHLLIAGATGSGKSVCINGIIATFLLTRRPDELQMLLIDPKKVELAGYDGVPHLKRPVVTDMGLVVGALRRVLQEMERRYELFAQLGVRNLEGYRLRREEDPSLEPLPYLVVIIDELADLMLTTPDEVETLLVRLAQMARATGIHLLIATQRPSVDVLTGLIKANVPARIAFAVTSQTDSRVILDMPGAERLLGRGDMLYLPPDAARPLRVQGSFIDDRDLEYVVEHWRQLYPVPQYDPSWLDLEETIQETSRGEDPLLEQARQLVRQLGTASTSLLQRRLRIGYNRAARLMEQLEAEGIVGPAEGARGRVVYLGDE from the coding sequence ATGGCGCGGAAGCGAGCAAAAGAACGGAGAACCAGAGGGGAGACAGCACCGCTCGCCGCCGGTTCCCAAAGACGCCGCCTGCGCGCGATCGTCACCCGGCTGGCACAGGTGGCAGCACTCGTTCCGCGCCGCCTGCCGCGTGACCTCGCTGGGCTGTTTCTCGCCACGGTCGGCGTGCTCCTGACCCTGGCGCTTTTCGGCCACGAGCGCGAGACTGGGCTTGCCGGCTGGTTCGCCCAGACCTGCCGGCAACTCTTCGGCCGCGGTGCGATCGTGGTGCCGCTCGCCTGCTGGTGGGGTGCCCTCGAACTCGTTGCCTCCCGCTCGCGAGCCGGCACGGTCCGCCGGGCCGTGGGGCTCGCACTGTATGGTTCCGCAGCCGTCGCCCTGCTCGACGCTCGCCCGGCTGACCAGGTCGAGGAGGCTGGAGGTTACATCGGTGCCGGCGTGGCAGCACTCCTCCGGCTCATCGGGGGTGACCTCGGTCTTGGGCTCCTCGCTCTGGCCCTCGGCCTGGCCGGCTCGACGCTCGTCGCTGGTATCGAGCTCGGCACGCTCGCGCGAACGATCCTCACGGCGGCGCGACGAACCGGGCAGATCGTCCGGCGGAGATCGTCCGCTCGCGCGGTCGACCTCCCCGCGTCTCCAGCGCCAGCGGAGTCCGGCCGCTCGGACGAGACCGTCCAGCGCGAAACGACGCGACCGGTCATCGCGACACGCCACACACCAGCGAGCCGTTCGCGTGGGCGCCGAACGCCCGTTTCCCCTCAGCAGCGTGTCCAAGAGCGCCCGTCCGGTGAGCCGGAACCGGTCGCAGCGAACGCGGCCACGCCGGCTGCTGCAGGGGATCAGGTGCTTCCCGAGATCAGCCGCTTGCAGCGGTACGAGGCGAGCTTGCCCGATGCGGAAGAACTGGAGCGCAAGGCCGCGATCATCCAGGAGACGCTGGCAAACTTCCGAGTAGACGCTCGTGTCCGCGAAATCTATCCCGGTCCTGCCGTGACGTTGTTCACCCTGGAACCCGGTCCCGGCGTCAAGGTGCGGCGCATCACCGAGCTTCAGAACGATCTGGCATTAGCGCTGGCTGCGCCAGCGATCCGGATCGAGGCACCGGTTCCCGGTATGGCACGCGTGGGCATCGAGGTCCCGAATAGCGCGATTTCCACGGTAGGCCTGCGTGAGGTACTGGAATCGGCGACCTTCCAGCGCTCTCGAGCACGCCTCCCGCTGGCTCTCGGGCGGGACGTGCACGGCGAGTATGTCGTCGCTGACCTGACTCGCATGCCGCATCTCCTCATCGCTGGCGCGACCGGATCCGGCAAATCGGTGTGCATCAACGGCATCATCGCCACCTTTCTGCTCACGCGCCGGCCGGACGAACTCCAGATGCTGTTGATCGATCCGAAGAAGGTCGAACTCGCTGGTTACGATGGAGTGCCGCACCTCAAGCGCCCAGTCGTGACCGATATGGGACTCGTCGTCGGTGCGCTGCGACGCGTCCTGCAGGAAATGGAGCGACGCTACGAGCTTTTCGCCCAACTGGGAGTGCGCAATCTCGAAGGTTATCGCCTGCGACGCGAGGAAGACCCATCGCTCGAGCCCTTGCCCTATCTCGTCGTCATCATCGATGAGCTGGCTGATCTCATGCTGACGACACCGGACGAGGTCGAGACACTCCTGGTGCGACTGGCCCAGATGGCTCGTGCCACTGGGATTCACCTCCTGATCGCGACACAGCGGCCCTCAGTCGACGTCCTCACCGGGCTGATCAAGGCCAATGTGCCGGCGCGGATCGCCTTCGCTGTCACCTCGCAGACCGATAGCCGGGTGATCCTCGATATGCCCGGGGCCGAACGCTTGCTCGGGCGCGGCGACATGCTCTATCTTCCGCCCGACGCGGCACGTCCCTTGCGCGTACAAGGTTCGTTCATCGACGACCGCGACTTGGAATACGTCGTCGAGCACTGGCGGCAACTCTATCCGGTCCCACAATACGACCCGAGTTGGCTCGATCTCGAGGAAACGATTCAGGAGACGAGTCGAGGCGAGGACCCCTTGCTCGAACAGGCCCGCCAACTCGTTCGCCAACTCGGGACAGCCTCGACGTCGCTCCTCCAGCGACGACTGCGGATCGGCTACAACCGGGCAGCACGCCTGATGGAGCAATTGGAAGCTGAAGGAATAGTCGGCCCGGCTGAGGGAGCGCGCGGCCGCGTTGTCTATCTCGGTGACGAGTGA
- a CDS encoding uracil-DNA glycosylase translates to MSEERSARELLESIAERVRHCTRCDLWRTRTQAVPGEGDPHAEVMFIGEAPGYHEDRQGRPFVGAAGQFLNELLGRAGLRREQVYITNVVKCRPPGNRDPLPDEIAACAPYLDEQIAVIRPSVIVTLGRYSMARWFPNEKISRIHGKPRRFGDVVVVPMYHPAAALHQPALKELVEKDFDALREIIAQARAEAARTVEAQQSEEKAQQMRLF, encoded by the coding sequence GTGAGCGAGGAACGCAGTGCGAGGGAACTCCTGGAAAGCATCGCCGAGCGCGTCCGTCACTGCACGCGCTGCGATCTATGGCGGACCCGCACTCAGGCGGTGCCAGGTGAGGGGGATCCGCATGCTGAGGTGATGTTCATCGGGGAGGCACCGGGGTACCACGAAGATCGACAGGGTCGCCCGTTCGTCGGAGCAGCAGGACAATTCTTGAACGAGCTTCTCGGGCGAGCCGGACTACGACGCGAACAAGTCTATATCACGAACGTCGTCAAGTGCCGACCACCCGGGAACCGGGATCCGCTCCCGGACGAAATCGCTGCGTGTGCTCCCTACCTCGACGAGCAGATCGCGGTGATTCGTCCGAGCGTCATCGTGACGCTCGGGCGCTATTCGATGGCACGCTGGTTCCCCAACGAAAAGATCTCCCGTATCCATGGAAAGCCGCGCCGGTTCGGGGACGTTGTCGTGGTGCCGATGTATCACCCCGCAGCTGCCTTGCACCAGCCCGCGCTCAAGGAGCTCGTCGAAAAGGATTTCGATGCACTGCGCGAGATCATCGCCCAGGCCCGAGCTGAAGCAGCGCGCACAGTAGAGGCGCAGCAAAGCGAGGAAAAGGCACAGCAGATGCGCTTGTTCTGA